From Corvus hawaiiensis isolate bCorHaw1 chromosome 11, bCorHaw1.pri.cur, whole genome shotgun sequence:
CTCCCAGCGGTGGGCGCTCCACCAGCTGGAGGAAGTCCCGGTACCAGACCTTGCGGCCGGGGACCCCGGCGGCGAGCTGGGGGTCTCCGGCAGGCGCCGCGCCCGTGGCCTGCCAGGCGCCGATCACCTCCAGAGAGAGCCGCAGCAGGGGCTGGGTGAAGCCGTGCTCGGTGGCGTGGCAGAGGTAGAGGCCGGCGTCGGCGCGCTGCACGCTGCGCAGCAGGACACCCCGCTCCGTCCGCACCACCCGCTCGTCCATCTGCACCTGCAGCACCCGTGGGGATGGGCGGTCAGctcggcacggcacggcacggcacagTCCCACCGGCGGCACCTGGCCAGGGGGAGCCTACCTCTCGCTGGGGATCGTTCAGGGTGCGCTGGTATGTCCAGAGAACGCGGGcttgcagggatttggggatgcaCTCCAGGAAGACAGTGCTTCCCTCCACCCCATAGAGCTGCTTCTGGGGCGCGCTGTCTCGCCCGGGATCTGCGGGGACACAGCCTGGCTGTCAGCCCCCCACCGTGGCAGGGGTGGTCCCCAGACTCTGGCTGGGTCCCAGCTCACCTTCAGAGCAAAGCACGTTGGGGTCACCGTTGCGGACATCCTGCCGGCGGAAACGCCTGTGGGAAGGTGGtggaggagcaggggctgcagcgCCGTGACCTGTGCTCCTCACCATGGCCTCGGGGCTggctggctgccccagcactgcaccATGGCATGTCACCTACCTCTTGGTGTTGGGCACATAGCGGGTGCAGGTGTTGCCATCCCAGGCACAATACGGGTCCCGGGCTAGGCAGCACTCGGCACAGGCTTTGCCGTAGGCACTGCAGCGGTGCAGGGGCAGCTGGGCCAGCGCTGTGGTGGAGCCAGCGTAGAGCTGATGCTgggggaagagcagagctgagtaCCTCCATGCTGTGGCATGGGGCTAGGCAGAGCCATGGTGGACACAGGAATGCCCAGGGGTCCTCCCTTACCCGCTTGGAGGAAAGCTGCAGGCTGGTGATGGGGGAGGCATCCTGTGGACAGAGCATGGGCAGGAGTTAAGGGTGCATGGGGGGAACCTGGGCATGCAGCCTACTGGCTCCCACATCCTGGCAGCTGGAGTGCCCTGGCACAACCCAGAGCATGGACAGCACACAGGGTGCTGCAGGGAAGTCTGACTGGTGGGATGTGGAGCCCTGACCCTCACCTGGAagacctgcagctcctccagcagcagcggCTCCATGCGGTGCCAGCTCTCCTTGGGCACTGAGACCACCTTCAGCACTGTGCCCAcatctgcaggcagggagggatgaggCCACAggtcccagccccagcatccccctgctctccctcactgccccatccctggcatcACCACATGCCTGTGCCAATGAAGAGGACATCGTAGTGGCCATCAGCAGCGGTGACACGATCCACAGCAATGCGGGTGAAAGTGTAGGGCACGGCGGCTTGCAGGAAGAGGGGGCGTTGGCCATGGGGCAAGACAGGGTTGTACATCAGCGGGTGGTGACGGGCAAACTGGATCACCTCGTCTGGGAAGTCCTTGGTGGAGCCGAAGGTGCCGAAGGTTTTGCTGGGGCACTGCAGGGAGACAGCACTGGCTAAGCAGGGTATCACACCCCCTGCCCCCAACTCCAGGTAGTGGCATCCCACTGGTGGCACCAGCTGGGATGCCCCTACACCACGTACCATGCCTGGGCGGGGGTATGGCACACGCCCCTGGTATGACACCCACTGGTAGTTGGGCCCTTCCTTGTGTGCAAAGGGGCCCAGGAAAGCCCGGCGGATGTCGGCCATGGTGTAGACACAGACAGCTGAGCCTTGGAAAACAGAGCTggtgggagagagaggggaaataTGTGAGGGGGCAAGGGGGGCACCACTGGGTATGTGCAGGTTACTGGGGAGGGGGCTTGACCTGGAGGTGGAGAAGATGGCATAGACCAGAGGGTTTCGCTTGTCTCTtgtctgcagcaggaaaacGTCCCCTGCAAGCAGGGAAGGAATCAGTGCTGCCAGTTTTGCCCACAGCTACACTGGGGGGTCACATCCCCATTTACTCACGGAGCTCATCAAAGTGGGTGTCTGCCCCGTCGGGTCCTGGCACGGCGCAGATGAGCCGAGCCTTCAGGAATGTCGTCCACTTGTTCACCAGGCTACGCTGCCCACCCATGTCGTTCTGCCAGGAAAAGGAAGACAccagtgtcagcagcagcaggtggcaCCTGGGCACCCGGGTTCCCAGCCCACCTGCCCGTGGATGCTCTCACCCGGCAGATTTGGCCGATGCGGGCgaagctggttttgcccagcccctgctgccgtTCAACCGCTGTTTCACGGAAGAAGAAGTAGATCTTGTCGTCATCGGGGTCCTCACTCTCTGGCACCCAAAAAACGGCCACGAACTTGGGCTCTGGGGATAGAGGGGTGATGCTTCCAATGCCTCCACTagctctgctccccagggacCCTGGAGCACCTGTCGGGGTCCCAGGGGAGGGTGCAGAACCAACCCTGCCCAGCTGCAAGGCAGAGGCAGAGTGTGGATGGGACTCCACCAGACATCGGGGGTCTGGAGGGGACACAGGACCCCCTGAAGTCACCCTCTGGAGACAGTGAAGGATAGGGTACATCTGAGCCTGAAGGAGTCATTGCCCTGATGcttccaggcagcagcactgccgtGCCAGGATGCCAGCAccatttccccccaccccaaccctcccagcccccagcactgACCATTGAGCCAGCGAGAGTCATGCTGCTCCGTGCGGATGGAGGGACGCCGGCCCAGGCTGCGGAAGATGGTAAAGTCACGGCCCATCAGATCGGTGGCTACCCCAGAGTAGAGCTCCTCGCCTGGCAGGCACCGAGGGAAGCGTTATAGGGGACCCCCCGGCACCCCTGTGCCACACTGCACCCGGTACCGGGCTCAGCATTCCCTTACCCACAAGGACAGAGGCAGCTGTATGCCGGGGGTCATACGGGCTCTTCCCCTTGCCATCCTCAGTGTGGTGGGAGTCCAGCTTGAAAACAGGCTCCTGGAGAGGGGTAAGGATGGGAGGTGGGCAGGTGGCAGCAGCGGGGGGCTGTGGtggtgccaggggaggctcactTCTGCATGCTGGCCAGCCTCGACGAAGGCACAGACTGGGTGGAAGGCACCAGTGCCACAGGCGTACAGGTGGGTGCGGTTGTAGGGGTGCAGGATCTTCACAAAGTTCATGCATTCAGCCTGGGGATGCAGGGAATGAAGGGTGAGGTGGTGCTGGGGCAGACCCCTGGTACAGCCCTGGCATCCCACAACACGCCCCATCACTCACAGTGATGTCCTTGCCGGCCCAGTTGCATTCTTCCCTCCACTCCACAGGAGCTGGCCAGTAGATCTGCGGGTGGAAAAGGGGATGCTCACAGCACCTGGTGCACCCGGGACTGCCCTGCCAGCATGTCTGCCCCTGCCCTGTTACCTTCCTGTCCCGCTGGCTGATGTCATCCAGGGCCAAAGAGAGGAGGTGGTTCTTGGCACCCACGAAGAGACGGCCACGCTCCTCGTCCAGCAGCAGGGCCTCGTAGCAGCAGGAGCGCTCCAGCGAGAAGAGGCGCAGCCCATGGCGAGCCCGCAGCTCTGCCGGGACCAACTGGCACTGctcagcccggccccgccactACCTGTCCATCTCCACTGCCCTGGACACATGCTCCAAGGCAGCCTGGATCAGGCCACGGCCCCCTGCCATGCCATCCCCTCCCCCAAACCTGTCCCACTGGCTTGACCAGGTTCACCAAGCCCTTGCCGGCCCAGCACTCATCCCCATCCAGCCCCACACCCATCCTTATGTCCCCTGAGACTCATCCCCAAACCACCCAGCATCGATTCCCATGCCCCTCGGCACCCATCTCTGCACTGCTCCCCCCGCTCAGGCAGCAGGGGAGAAGTGGCCATTCCCTGCCCCGCGGAGCTAATCTCACCGTGGCGGGAACAAACAGCCCTTTGTCAGGCTGGGAGGAGAGCTCTTGCTGAGACCTGCTGCCGGACAAAGCCCCCTGCGCCGTGCTGGAGCCCAAGGAGCGGCCAGCCGGGACATGGCACCAGCTCTCTGGCTGGCACGACATTCCCACCAGGTATGGCACAGCTGTGGCTAGGGAGTGCCACCGTGGTGCACACAGGGATAGGGGCACCTGAGCCGGCACATGCCGGGGGCTGGGAGTGAGGTCCCAAGCACAGGCATGGCTCCAAGGGCAGGCAGGTGGCCCTGGGGGGGCTGGCATCAGGTAAGGAACATGGCAGGCAGTACCAACACCTGACAGCCCGCGGGGAGGgcggcagcagtgctggggacgTGCCGGTGCTGGGGTTTTGCACCCTTCCCACCACGCTGCCCCCCAGGATACTCCCGGCCCTCGGGACgatgctgggtgctgctggcacgTAACCAGTGCACCCACACCTGACCCCAGGCCCCCCCACCCTGCCCGTGTCCCATGCTCACCGGGGAAGGACAGCTTGAGGCGGGGGGTGGCAGCGGGTGGGGGGCGGCCGGCGGCGAGGCCgcgcagcaggagcaggagcaggagcagcgtGCGGCTCATGGCCGGGGTCTGGCTGGTGGCGCCGCGGCTGGGGCAGAGAAACAAGACCTCAGCTCGGGTTACAGcgccctccccacagcccccagacCGCGATCCCTCCCCGATGCTGCCGACGGTGTCTGGAGAGCCCTGACCATCGGCATAGGGCAACTCCAGGCACGGCATGAGGGGATCTCCCATTGGGCTCGACCTGGCAGTAGGAGGGGACACGAGCCAGTCACATCCCTCCCTGTCTTTAGGCCCCCATTAATCCAGCCCCAAAACCTAATGGGCTTCGAGAAcagccctcctgctcctgcccatggggaaactgaggcagccCAGCCAAGcagcatccagccctgcccatgcCTGTCCGAGCCCATCAGCAGGAgggtgctgggctctgcccatTCCTGCCTGCAAGCACAGAGCTGTCCTATAGGAATGGGGACAAGGACAAGTAGTGACAACCAGATAGGGCACCCTGGATAGTCAGTGGGCTCCTGAGCACTGGGCAAGCTGTCCCTAATGGTAGTCATGGGGtcccatgcctcagtttcccccacTGCTACAGCCCCACCGTTAGCCCCTGGCCTTTCTTGTACCACCATACAAATGGGAGCAGGGTTTGGGGGGCTCTGGCTAAGTGAATGCCCACAATACTCAG
This genomic window contains:
- the SEMA3B gene encoding semaphorin-3B isoform X1, which codes for MRLKPPQPSRELVTHLPHINEESPAARPSDRGDAPQAATRPHGSYGGTMGRGATSQTPAMSRTLLLLLLLLRGLAAGRPPPAATPRLKLSFPELRARHGLRLFSLERSCCYEALLLDEERGRLFVGAKNHLLSLALDDISQRDRKIYWPAPVEWREECNWAGKDITAECMNFVKILHPYNRTHLYACGTGAFHPVCAFVEAGQHAEEPVFKLDSHHTEDGKGKSPYDPRHTAASVLVGEELYSGVATDLMGRDFTIFRSLGRRPSIRTEQHDSRWLNEPKFVAVFWVPESEDPDDDKIYFFFRETAVERQQGLGKTSFARIGQICRNDMGGQRSLVNKWTTFLKARLICAVPGPDGADTHFDELRDVFLLQTRDKRNPLVYAIFSTSSSVFQGSAVCVYTMADIRRAFLGPFAHKEGPNYQWVSYQGRVPYPRPGMCPSKTFGTFGSTKDFPDEVIQFARHHPLMYNPVLPHGQRPLFLQAAVPYTFTRIAVDRVTAADGHYDVLFIGTDVGTVLKVVSVPKESWHRMEPLLLEELQVFQDASPITSLQLSSKRHQLYAGSTTALAQLPLHRCSAYGKACAECCLARDPYCAWDGNTCTRYVPNTKRRFRRQDVRNGDPNVLCSEDPGRDSAPQKQLYGVEGSTVFLECIPKSLQARVLWTYQRTLNDPQREVQMDERVVRTERGVLLRSVQRADAGLYLCHATEHGFTQPLLRLSLEVIGAWQATGAAPAGDPQLAAGVPGRKVWYRDFLQLVERPPLGATDKVCQRLWSRGRPPPPPRTAAGPPGRGQGEEPRRARRRRTHEGPRAERGPRSASPW
- the SEMA3B gene encoding semaphorin-3B isoform X2 — encoded protein: MSRTLLLLLLLLRGLAAGRPPPAATPRLKLSFPELRARHGLRLFSLERSCCYEALLLDEERGRLFVGAKNHLLSLALDDISQRDRKIYWPAPVEWREECNWAGKDITAECMNFVKILHPYNRTHLYACGTGAFHPVCAFVEAGQHAEEPVFKLDSHHTEDGKGKSPYDPRHTAASVLVGEELYSGVATDLMGRDFTIFRSLGRRPSIRTEQHDSRWLNEPKFVAVFWVPESEDPDDDKIYFFFRETAVERQQGLGKTSFARIGQICRNDMGGQRSLVNKWTTFLKARLICAVPGPDGADTHFDELRDVFLLQTRDKRNPLVYAIFSTSSSVFQGSAVCVYTMADIRRAFLGPFAHKEGPNYQWVSYQGRVPYPRPGMCPSKTFGTFGSTKDFPDEVIQFARHHPLMYNPVLPHGQRPLFLQAAVPYTFTRIAVDRVTAADGHYDVLFIGTDVGTVLKVVSVPKESWHRMEPLLLEELQVFQDASPITSLQLSSKRHQLYAGSTTALAQLPLHRCSAYGKACAECCLARDPYCAWDGNTCTRYVPNTKRRFRRQDVRNGDPNVLCSEDPGRDSAPQKQLYGVEGSTVFLECIPKSLQARVLWTYQRTLNDPQREVQMDERVVRTERGVLLRSVQRADAGLYLCHATEHGFTQPLLRLSLEVIGAWQATGAAPAGDPQLAAGVPGRKVWYRDFLQLVERPPLGATDKVCQRLWSRGRPPPPPRTAAGPPGRGQGEEPRRARRRRTHEGPRAERGPRSASPW